The genomic region TCCAAGAGCGACCCAAGTTTTTCAAGTCGATGCAACGCAAGCTGAAATTGCTGCAACGCAGAGCAGCACGAAAACAGAAGGGTTCTCAAAACTGGGAAAAGGCACAAGTCGAAGTGGCTAGAATGCACCATCGCATTGCCAATCGTCGTAAAGATTTCCATCTGAAAACGGCTCATCAGCTTTGCGACCAGGCGCAAACTATCTTTGCAGAAGATCTCAACGTCACGGGGTTGACGAGAGCAATGCTGCGAAAAGATTGTGTTGATGCCGCCTTCGGACAATTCCTGTCTCTGACGGAATGGGTGTGCTCGAAGCGAGGAGTCTACTTTGCTAAAGTCAATCCCAACGGCACCAGTCAAACCTGCCCCAACTGCCTTGCTACGGTCAGCAAAGGGTTGGAAGTCAGAGAGCATCATTGTCCTGAGTGTGGGTATCGAACGCATCGCGATCGTGCCGCAGCAGAGATGGTTTTGGATCGTGGACTAGAGAATTTAGTATCCCAGGGACTCTGGGGAACGGAAACCGCCTGTCAAGTCGGTCTGTCGGGGGTCTATGACCTAGATAAGTCGCGTGGGGCCCGAATACCCAATCGCGAGGTTGGGAAGCCCGCGCTGTAATCTTTGATTCAGCGTCGGGAAGATGTCACCTGTTTGTTTCGATTTTGTCTGGCAGTGGCCGAGGGCGGGGGAAGGGAGTCAACCGTCCCGGTTGGGGCAGTTTGGAGAGGAACGTCGCTCAGACTAAGCCGGAGCGCAAGGCAACCACGGCGGCTTGGACGCGATCGTCTACGGCGAGTTTGTTCATGATGCCGCGCACGTGGGTTTTAATCGTGTTGGGACTGAGGTAGAGGGCGGCGGCGATTTCGGGGTTGCTGTAGCCTTCGACCATCAGTTTGAGGACTTCGAGTTCTCGTTGGGAGAGTTGACCGATATTACTCGGGGTGGCGGGGGGTTTGAGGTGGTCGATCACCAGGCGGGCAATTTGGGGATCGAGATAGGTGGCGCCTTCAGAGGCGGCGGCGATCGCGGCGACGAGGCGATCGACGCTGGCCCCTTTGATACAGTAGGCATCGGCCCCACTGGACAGGGCTGCGATAATTTCGTTTTCGGTGGTGTGAGAGGTCAGCATCACTACCCGCACTTCGGGCAG from Oxynema aestuarii AP17 harbors:
- a CDS encoding response regulator, yielding MTSEIAESLNSAPTSEPLKLLIVEDDPMMQLGLEQALSTYPHLEIVGQAEDGFLGVAAARQLQPDLVVMDIGLPRLDGIAATQQIKEELPEVRVVMLTSHTTENEIIAALSSGADAYCIKGASVDRLVAAIAAASEGATYLDPQIARLVIDHLKPPATPSNIGQLSQRELEVLKLMVEGYSNPEIAAALYLSPNTIKTHVRGIMNKLAVDDRVQAAVVALRSGLV